From the genome of Dermochelys coriacea isolate rDerCor1 chromosome 1, rDerCor1.pri.v4, whole genome shotgun sequence:
tgtctagtcagcagggtgggaaggccagGAGAgcggaagatgagtgtccctggaccttacctgttagctgggtggagaattgggacagggaaggaaacgtgcctgtgtctgtcaggggtattgactcgcctatggagggagctaccctggtctccaagcagttgtctgtgaacagccctgtgtgctgggaccaggggcatgagatcccgagctgtgtgtctgggaaaggagaaagtgtctccggctcttctttgtctgtggagcagacagaaggggcctttcagccggTGAtggtgagaatagtgcagttgtctcggAGCTGGTTCTGGagtcagctaaagcccaggaagggaatggtcctcaGTTTGTGTCTGttcgggagaatggccctgtaactaggtcgcatccagttagtgtctatgtaaaatcccagagaccagacaattctggtgcttgtattttgcttGTTGCTcgtgtgtggctgggaaagggtgtcacaactctgtctaatcagggtgagatcctagccagggcacaaggagagcagaaaggggatTTGATCCTGTTACCTACTGAGgatgtggaaacctgtagcaagaaggaaaagattcctgaacttgtgtgtggcaaagggaaggagaaggcttccaaCCTTTTCTCTAGGAAGTCtaaagtttgcctgaaaggggattgtgtaggctttgagaaggtctcagatggagtgaaagctgttaagaaaattAAACCGTcctctaaccaagtggctgtgtttggccagcttgttggggggacaaggttgttgagaaagggatgtctccatgcaagttctgtaagtgaacagtctgtggcccaggtcaagatgggggctcttaaccaagagagcccgaattgcagccctccagactgaagcgctgggagaagacccgatcccagcTAGCCCAGCGTCCTGTCTGCCAGCAGCGGTGGGGCGGGGTGGACACACTCGCCCTGCGTGTTCCTCTCCTCCCAGACCCTCAGCCTGCCCCATGCGGCGCCGCACAGGGACACTCGGCTGTGCCAGCAACGGGGCTGGTAGCCAGCGTGACTCACGCAGGAGGGCCAAGCGCTGGGCTGCTCCCAGGGCACCCTACCCCCCAGTGTCACCCCTGGATCTCCAAAGGCAGCAGGCATTTGCCCACAGCTGCCACCGGGGTTACTGCACCCTGCCTCTCAcagccccccagctggagcccagccttGGCCCCAGGAGCCCCCCAtcacagctgctggccctgccttCCCTGGAGAGAGGGCCCCTGAGTGGGAGGGGGGTGACTTGGCGCAGCTGGGTGCTTTGGAGGCCTGGGAAGGCCCCCCACTTCCTACTGGCAGCCCAGGGGAGCACGGGGGAGGACAAGTAGGGGGCTGCAGTGTCTCCACACTGCTCCCCCCGCCCAACAAACACACTAGTTCCTGCTCCAAAGGTTGCCCAACGCGCATGTCCTGGCTGGGCGGTGCAGGGCTGGCGCAGGGCTGGCAGGACCCTGCTGGGGCTGGCCGAAGAGTTGCTAAGGGCCCGTCCTCCACTGCCTCTGCTGGCTTCAGGGGAGCGACACCGGCCGCCTGCCGAGGGTGTGGCCCGAGGCATTGTGCCAGTGTCCCTTGCCTGTGCCAGTCCCCAGCCCACGGCATTCagacagggtccctgggccagctctgctccctgccttTCTCCCTGGCGGCACTTGTGTTTCACTCAGACACTCGGAACGGGACGGGGCTGGGGCTTTGCAGGTTTATCCATGTAAcgccccctgctcctgcccgACGAGGACCCAGCTGCTCCTGTTGATAAAATACTTTATTAATGCAAAGGAGGGAGGAGTTTCCGGCCCCCGCGCCCGGGGGCCTGTCACTGCCACTGGGGGCTTTGGAGTCTGGAGTACAAACCACGAGCCTACCTCATTGCTAATACAGGGGTCAAAGTCTGGGCCCAGGCCCACCCGGAGGAAGCCGGGGAGGAGGGTGTTAAGCAGCAGGTGTATGGGGGGAGCGGGCATGGGGCATCTCTACTGAGCCACTTCCGGGGGCCAGGGCAAGAGCTGGGCCCCCTTCCCAAGGAGCTGTGGGCCCTGGCTGTTGGGAGCCCGCAGTCCCTTCTCTCGCCCAGCAGGAAGCGCCCTCTCCTCGTCATAGAGCTGCAGGCCCCTATGGCCGGCCactggctcccccaccccctctccggCGTGGGGGAGGACATGGGCAATGCAGTGTGGGCACTGCGCGGGTGGGGGGACGACATTGCGGGACCCCCGGGACATTGGTGTGGTGTGAGCGCCCACTGCTGGGGTGCATGGGCCATGCATTGGCTCTGACCAGAGGGGACCCCCCTCCGGAGGCGGGAAGGGCCCGTCCCGCCTAGCACCATGGGGGGAGATGTGGGTTTCAGGGCCGCCCTGGCTCCTCCTGCGAGGCCGGGCCCACTGGGTAGGTGGCCGCAGCAGGGCCAGGGCGGCCCCTCTCCCTACAGGTCGATGGTGTCGCTGCTGATGCTGAGTGCGTCGATCTGCCGGCACACGTCCAGGAACTCCTCCTGTAGCAGAGCCACGTCGCCCGCCGGCGGCTGCAGGACCAGAGAGTCCAACAACTCCTGGGAGGGCTGGCCCAGGGGCAGGTACGGCCCCCCGGGCGGCGGGGGGGACCGGCGGGGGCTGCTCTCGCTCTGGCCCCGGGGCAGCTTTGGCTCGTAGGCAAAGGAAGACGCGTGGGTGGttggctccgggctggggcacaGGACCAGGGAGGAGCCGTCCAGGGAGAGTCCGTAGcgggagctggagcagcagctgctgcccctccACCTGCCCGGGGAGCAGAGGGCGGCATCAGGAGCGCCCGCCTCTGGGGAcgccaccccatcccctccctggggCAGGGCCGCCTCCAGGTCCGTGCAGGAGGCCGTCCGGTACAGGCCACGGCTGGCCGGCGTCTCCCGGAGCCCCTGGCGCTCCTGCAGGCCGGGGCTCTGGAGGCTGAGCGCCAGGGTGCTGGACTGGGCTAGGGCGCTGGCGGGCTGGAAGAAGCTGGCGGGGATGAGGGCCTCGCTGAACAGGGCCTCGTCGATGCTGCGCCGCAGGTTGATGGGCGACGGGGGCTGGAAGTCGGCGGTGGGGTCGCTATCCATGGCCACGCTGATGACGGAGGAGCTTTTCGAGCCGTAGCCGCCCTCGAGGCGCGTCTCTGAGGTCCTGGCAGCCCCCAGACTGTGGGCGCCGCAGTAGCCCGCAGCCCCGTCCGCACTCGGGCGGCTCCCGGCCAGGGCGTAGAGCGGCAGGAACTCGGAGTCGCTGCGGGTGATGGTGTCGCACATCACCAGCTTCTCGTGCTGCGCCACGGCCCACTGGAAGTTGTTGGCCAGGATGGGGGCCTTCACGGGGCCGCGGAAGAGCGCGCCGCAGCAATGCAGGCAGGGGGGCTCATGGGAGCAGAACACGGGGTACAGGCCTAccagggccaggggcagcccGGTGCCCACCTCGCAGAGCCGGCAGCCCAGCTGCAGCGACCACCAGGGCCAGGGCCCGAAGAAGCCCGGCGGCAGGCCATAGCCCAGGGCGTGGAGGATGGCGTAGGCCTGCAGGGCAGCGCTCAGCAGGGCGAAGCAGGCGGCAAGCAGGGTGGTGCGCGCTGCCCGGCTCCAGTCGCCAGCATCGGCGAAGGGGCAGCGGCTGAGGGGCTCGGTGGGCGGCGTGGAGCTCTGGAGGTGGTAGATCTGCATGGCGTCCGCCCGCCCCAGGCAGTAGAAGGCGAGGAAGGCGAGGGAGAGGAGGGCGGCCAGCAGGGCGAAGGCCCCCCGCGAGaccagcagcaggaaggggaacTGGCGCAGCAGGTCGGCGGCCAGGACGGCGCCCACGGCCACGGAGAagtgcagcagcaccagggcgGCCAGGCAGCCGGGGTGCCGGAAGCGGGCGCGCGAGAGCTGGACGCGGGAGCGGGTGGAGAGCAGCAGGAAGGCGACGGCCAGCGCGGAAGAGAAGCAAGGGAAGGGCAGGTCGTGCAGCAGCAGCGAGGCGAGGGCCGGCAGCCGCTCCTGCTGCCCGTAGGCGTCGTAGAAGAGCAGGAAGGCCCGGGCGGCgccagccaccagcagcagcaggtcgAGGGCGGCCAGGAAGGTGCAGCCAGCCGGGCAGCGGAAGGGGAGGCAGGCCAGGCTcagcagggagagcagggccagcaggcTGAAGAGGGAGCCGGCCCCGTAGACGTGGGCTTCCCAGGCCAGGCCCCAGTTGGCCATGGCCGTGTTCCAGTCCGCGTGCAGCGTGACGAAGAGGGGCCGGGAGGGCAGCAGGTGTGGCACCGGGGGGTCctcgggctcagggctgggggagccgcACTCCTCTGGCGTGCATCTGGGCCAGGTGGCCAGTGCCCCCCCGCTGGcgggagaggggccaggggccGGGCCTGGGGACGAAGGAGACGGAGAGGCCGTTAGCAGGGCGCGGAGGCAGACCCAGCGCCAGGGCCCAGTGGGTCTTCATGGCCTGTCATCATCGTGGGGATGCCCACAAAGCCCACCCCCTCCTACCTCTCCGGGGCCGGGAAACGCAAGCCTGGTACCCCATGGAGCTGGGCAGCACCTGGGGCCTGGCCCCAGGGGGTGGGGACCACCAGGGGGCACCAGGGGCAAGGTAGGGGTGATGGAAACAGGCTGCCCTGTCTCTCCGCCACCCCCAGAGCATGCACCGGCCCCAGAGCacactcacccccccacccccacagagcaTGCACcggccccagagcaccctcccccACATAGAGCACACTCCGGCCCCAGAGCGCCCCCCCCCACATAGAGCACACTCCGGCCCCAGAgcacatgcccccccccacccccaaggagcatgcaccagccccagagcacacgcacccccccacccccacagagcaTGCACCGGCCCCAgagcacacccccccccacagagcaCACACCGGCCCCAGAGCACatgcacccctcccacccccacagagcacacccccccacacacacacagagcatgcaCCGGCCCCAGAGCAAGCACAACCCCCCACAGAGCATGCACCGGCCCCAGagcacacacacctcccccacacAGAACATGCACCAGCCCCAGAGCACGCACAACCCCCCACAGAGCA
Proteins encoded in this window:
- the PRRT4 gene encoding proline-rich transmembrane protein 4 — its product is MWALLALLCLMPPGSSATGALAEMRQTPLPAGASARAQLPSAAQGALPKAPLMASELPARGADPLLSLNLGLNFKIKVRSQGSFRLADPSTEPALADLPPADTADPISSANFLTPANRFLAELPPGEALAGSSSTPGSGWLVTGSADEPSPDASHGPGSWGETAGGWDGSPVPQFRSSPGGHPPSTTPFESQFLEPVPTARLSLFRPVLGSQPDVMLPAARQPTPASSHRGRSKGLEFKINIDLTAGLDQEVGAPPTHILPARGGKGQGTRWKYPLLPSLKAGISEIASKLGTSSFFGPTLPPDWHQERRGPQERNSTDGVWDQPQDTSPSLPRATEPGPAPGPSPASGGALATWPRCTPEECGSPSPEPEDPPVPHLLPSRPLFVTLHADWNTAMANWGLAWEAHVYGAGSLFSLLALLSLLSLACLPFRCPAGCTFLAALDLLLLVAGAARAFLLFYDAYGQQERLPALASLLLHDLPFPCFSSALAVAFLLLSTRSRVQLSRARFRHPGCLAALVLLHFSVAVGAVLAADLLRQFPFLLLVSRGAFALLAALLSLAFLAFYCLGRADAMQIYHLQSSTPPTEPLSRCPFADAGDWSRAARTTLLAACFALLSAALQAYAILHALGYGLPPGFFGPWPWWSLQLGCRLCEVGTGLPLALVGLYPVFCSHEPPCLHCCGALFRGPVKAPILANNFQWAVAQHEKLVMCDTITRSDSEFLPLYALAGSRPSADGAAGYCGAHSLGAARTSETRLEGGYGSKSSSVISVAMDSDPTADFQPPSPINLRRSIDEALFSEALIPASFFQPASALAQSSTLALSLQSPGLQERQGLRETPASRGLYRTASCTDLEAALPQGGDGVASPEAGAPDAALCSPGRWRGSSCCSSSRYGLSLDGSSLVLCPSPEPTTHASSFAYEPKLPRGQSESSPRRSPPPPGGPYLPLGQPSQELLDSLVLQPPAGDVALLQEEFLDVCRQIDALSISSDTIDL